In Paraburkholderia sp. PGU19, the sequence GTAGTGGAATCCCAAGGAGAGGACACGCGTTGGCGATTCATCGCTCGAGCTCTGCTGCATTGTCCGCGCAGCGAAGGCGTCAGCGTGGCGGCGACCTGCCGCGAACGGCGCTCGCCAATCGGGTCGCAAGACGCATCAATACGCTTGCTCGAATTTCCTTCCGAACGAACCGTACTGATCGAATGGAGCAGTCCGACTGGCTGCCGCTACGGCGAGCAAACATGGATGCGCGCCACTGCGACCGCCGCGGGCGTATGTGTCCTTAGCGGCAAGCCCGTGATCCGCGGAAACCCGATCTTTCGACCTAGCTGCCCAAAGAACAGTGTTGGTAACGCACTCGCAATGATTCTTGCGACAGAAATCGACGAAGCGAGGAGGGCGATGTCGGTGGATGAATATACTTGATTCGTATCAAAATCTCGTTTGCGCGCTACACTTCGGGATCACAAGAGGCTCCACAGTCATGATAGACCTCCCCAGATCGGCAATATGAGGCTTACTATTGTCGGAGCTGAAGGACCGGGGTGAGCATGATTGCCGTGCCCGATATGTTGCATTTTTCGGTCTGGGGTTTAAGTGACTTCACTGTAGTTGTGCCAATCACGCTTGAAATTGCGCCAAACGAGTCGTGGCAAATTTCCTTTGAGTCTCATCTGAAAAATTCAATGATCTCTGCGCTGCCAATGACCGGAAAGAGGCGCATAACGGCCTCACAGATTCAGC encodes:
- a CDS encoding DUF3331 domain-containing protein encodes the protein MLAVDSKDLAVVESQGEDTRWRFIARALLHCPRSEGVSVAATCRERRSPIGSQDASIRLLEFPSERTVLIEWSSPTGCRYGEQTWMRATATAAGVCVLSGKPVIRGNPIFRPSCPKNSVGNALAMILATEIDEARRAMSVDEYT